The Drosophila sechellia strain sech25 chromosome 2L, ASM438219v1, whole genome shotgun sequence region TTAAAAGCTGTTTTCCCGAAAAACAATGTGGATTTTCAAAATGGGTGTTTCTGTAGTTTATATCTGTTTAACGAAAAaattttattgatattttcttataacaaaaatgttaattttggAGTTCCCCAAACCTTTATTATGAATTGGAGTTTAAACCTTTCATAGCACTGTGTCAAGTAAGAAGTATTATATTAACATAGCGACAGAAGGTCAAGGACTGAATCTAATGAACTAGTGTTCCTGATGAagattatacatatattagtTGTAGTGCTAGAATTTTTGGTAAAGTAGCTTTTAATTTCCGGTGAAATAATATAACCCTTGAATTTCTTCCTTTTCATTTCCTTTCGAAACATTGAGgatactttgtatatttgaaTAATATCGTTACACGGCCATTGGCTAATCCTTGCTCCTTGCACTTACAGTGggctacatacatacataggcCTTCATACACCAGCTGATTTatactaaaaatcaaaaaataatatttgtttatgcaTTACCGTAAGAAAAAAATGGTAGTAAGTTGTTGCTCTTATTTACCTTAACAATATtacaaaaagaaacaaacacaATTCCATTTGCTTTTCCTTAGAACTACAAGAAACATAAATAACCACCACAAAAGTCCTTAAACAATTAACTAATAACGCTTTTTTATGTGACCTTTTGACCGTCCTAACGGTACTTTGTTTCCGTTAGCtttatgttatatttttttgaattgCTTAATAATGATTAATCACAAACTGACAAAATGTCGCGTAAGAATTTAGCCATGAAAGGACGCAGACAATTCAATCGACAGAAATACGACCAGAAGCCGGttaataattcaaaatgtaataggatgtattattttatatatatgtatataattatataattataattattatataataatataattataattattatataataatatataaattatatttttttataattatatacatacatatcagTCTGaggtccgtatgaacgtcgagatctcaggaactataaaagctagatgGTTGAGATTCAACAAAGAGATTGTAGAGACAAAGACggagcgcaagtttgttgacccatgttgccacgcccataaaccacacaaaactgccacgcccacacttttgatattttgtcacatttttattagtcttgtaaatttctatcgatttgcaaaaaaactttttgccacgccaaCTCTAACGCTGTAAAACTGCTCAAAACTGTcgcgcccacatttttgaaaaatgtttataattttgttaGTCGTGTAAATtgctatcgatttgccaaaaaactgtttgccacgcccactctaatgcCCTAAAGCTGCcgaaccggtcacgcccacaatttggaacaatttttaatttttttctcatttcattccccaatatctatcgatgtcccagaaaaatgatgaaattttgcgttcgcattcacactagctcagtaaggggtatctgatagtcgggaaacttGAGCagtctctcttgtttttagtTTCAATCTGATGGTGTATTAAAACTTATATAAGAGCATTCTCTcttggttttattttaaatccGATGGTGTATCAAGACTTACACAAGTTCTACATTGTAAAATATAACTAAATAACCGGCCATGTATACAATTCAACACAAACTAGTCTCTCAGACTTAAAGCAAAGTCTTTCCATTGCAAGTATAAAAATAAGTACGTGCTGTATCAGGCGACAATTTATTGATCCTCTTTTAAAAGTagacaaaattaaaatataacaatttGTAGTTTTGAAATACGAAttctattttataaaaatctcTCGACTCTCATATAGCTGCATAAATGTAAAtagaaaattgtaaaatttataagttactcgtagagtgaaaaggtatactagattattattattattataacagGTAGAAGTAAGCGTTCCCGAATCGAGCACAGAGAAGCTGGGTTCggtaaaatcaaatttttgaaatttgaaagCTGGAATCGATTGTCCATCTATCCTTACGGGCAAacgcttttaattaattattatttgtacTGAAATAAGCAATTATACTTCTATCTTCATATAATTTCGTGTTTCTACAGAGTTTATTAAGAAATAActaaaaaatttgtatatcttTGTATAAGAATATCCGACTAACGTAGACTTTTATCTTTAGAGGGAAACTTTACCACCGGTCTATACAACATCCCCAGCAACGCATCTGTTGAAGATGCAGAATGTGAAAGCCATACTACTCAGTTTATTCATCTGATTTGGGGACCAGAAACATCAAAACAATCATTACTAATGTATTTTGATAAAATTAATGACACAACTGTGCTTTCCTCCATCCAAATTCATTTGACTTTGCTGTCCGAGGATTTTCCGGATGCAAAGGgtaagaatatatattaaatagtaGACAGAGACGTGTCCAATAATCCCCAATTTTAGAAAATCAAACAGTTCAGCTTATTACCAGGAGCTCCGGAGAGTTTAAGACACCAGATAAGATGTCGTATCACTGCACGCGTGTTCAGAAGATGAATATGACTGAGACACTCGATGCTGAGCCGTTAATTGGTTGGATCAGCGTCCGTCACGTCCAGGTGGAGGCTTTCCGTAGGGCTAACGACACTGGTTTTTCAGTTGGACACGATTGCGATAGCTCGGAAACTTCGGATGTGGTTCCCATTGCCGTTGGAATTGCTTTAGCTGCATTAATTTTGGTGGTATTAGTATCATATCTGTGTGCTAGGCGTCGTTCCACCTCCCGCGGTTACATGAGCTTCTAATAGAAGAATATCAGCTTAATTGGGCAGGTTGCGAATTAAAGGAGTAtggacagcaaattgttagagagaaatttaaaattgatttttataatTGGAAGCCTACATTGATTAGTAGAAGTTGAagtggttttatttttttttttaagaggGACATCAAGCTCAGTTGGGTTTAGAGTAATAAAACGGTTCTTTAATACCTTTTTTTTACGTCTCTGTCTTCGTAAGTGTCCGATATTGGTTCTTGTATGCTtatatttgtgttttatttaattggcTTGAGcaatgtaaatgtaaaataaataaacatttttctaaATAAATCAACTTCTTTAATGAAGCTACCGTGTTAACCCCAAAAAGGTGATTTGACAGAGGACTCTTCTATCGTTAAGGAAATAAAATGTACGCAATACCAACAAGTATAAATTCTACTcaaatgttatattttttaaccaTTATTATAGGGGCATAGAAATGTTTGTACTCCTGTCCTTGAAACTGTAATAAATAagatttaaaaacaaacaaaatgccGGAAAGGGGCTTATGGAAaaaaacttatattttttgtatctttaattttttaaataattttaattgattaatAATAGTGCTGTTCCTGTTGAGATGAAACTATGCGCTCCTGCAGCTTGGCAAGCTGATAAAATACATGACTGTGCTGTGCTGAACTGAACTGGACATCATAAGTTGTTCCTTTAGCAACTCGAAACGTTCCTCGGCTAGTTCATAATCATTCTGAAGTTGCAGAGCTCCTTCAAACCGTTCGCTTGCTAATATTATGTAGTGCGAGCCAAATTCCACTATGCCGGCGTCGATCATTCCTGACGCATTGTTTTTTAGCGATCCGATTTTATGTAACTGGTGTTAACGCATTTCTAGGTTGGCTAACTGAAATATACATTATgtttgtaattaaataataaatcttTAACAGTACCTATAAGCTGTAGGGTAGAGTAAAATGACATTTAAATTAGAGTTGATATAGTAAAGAATTAGCAGCAGATAGGTTTTTtaggtaagtgcatttgaATTATCTTTGTGCGTTGTCAGTTGCAATGCTGTCAATTGGGCAGCATTTTTTTCTAGTAAAATCTCTCCGACAAGTTGCGGGATGATCTTTTGAACTGTCAGAAACGAGAATTCTCATTTCTCTTGGAGTACAAGATAGGAGGTAGAAGGTAAAAGGTTGAAGTGCATGCTTGTCTCCTAAACTTGCCACGCCTACTAggaagtatatatattctttatctAGCCAAGTTGTTCTTGCCATGTCCTTCTGTCCACCTGTGTGAACTTTAAATTCTCGGGACTTATAAAAgattaaaagttaaaaaatattacaaaatgtttacttttttattttataatttgccttgccaatt contains the following coding sequences:
- the LOC6619342 gene encoding lysosome-associated membrane glycoprotein 1 isoform X1 gives rise to the protein MFANKLLTCSALLIMLLLLSNTVFSQKLISLPRVGINVSDFFLEQANSLTSSPSTSSTTTEKPITTRSTSTITPTRSTTPSTESPTTTAPVISTTPAPQTYPQPSVGAWNTSCIMLQMAAQLNFTYEAREGNFTTGLYNIPSNASVEDAECESHTTQFIHLIWGPETSKQSLLMYFDKINDTTVLSSIQIHLTLLSEDFPDAKENQTVQLITRSSGEFKTPDKMSYHCTRVQKMNMTETLDAEPLIGWISVRHVQVEAFRRANDTGFSVGHDCDSSETSDVVPIAVGIALAALILVVLVSYLCARRRSTSRGYMSF
- the LOC6619342 gene encoding lysosome-associated membrane glycoprotein 1 isoform X2 — protein: MFANKLLTCSALLIMLLLLSNTEGNFTTGLYNIPSNASVEDAECESHTTQFIHLIWGPETSKQSLLMYFDKINDTTVLSSIQIHLTLLSEDFPDAKENQTVQLITRSSGEFKTPDKMSYHCTRVQKMNMTETLDAEPLIGWISVRHVQVEAFRRANDTGFSVGHDCDSSETSDVVPIAVGIALAALILVVLVSYLCARRRSTSRGYMSF